Proteins encoded together in one Anaerococcus murdochii window:
- the trpS gene encoding tryptophan--tRNA ligase — protein sequence MGDIILTGDRPTGRLHLGHYVGSLRNRVKMQNEGNYDKMYVMIADSQALTDNFANPAKIRENLIEVALDYLSVGIDPEKVSIFVQSQVAELTELTFYFLNLVTLSRLERNPTVKQEIKLRNFETSLPAGFLIYPVSQAADILLFDANVVPVGEDQEPMLEQARELARSFNNIYGEIFVEPKAVLPESKMARRMPGIDGAAKMSKSLGNAIYLADDKKTVKKKVMAMYTDPDHINIDDPGKVEGNIVFTYLDVFSNDSHFEKYLPEYKNLDELKAHYQRGGLGDVKCKKFLIKVLEEELEPIRARRAEYEKDIEKVFEILEKGTADARAQGAKKIERVKAAMGIDYFEDTELIKEIQEKYRG from the coding sequence ATGGGAGATATAATTTTAACAGGTGATAGGCCAACAGGTAGACTTCACCTTGGCCATTATGTAGGAAGCCTAAGAAATAGGGTAAAGATGCAGAATGAAGGTAACTATGATAAGATGTATGTCATGATTGCAGATAGCCAAGCCCTTACAGATAATTTTGCCAATCCAGCAAAAATCCGTGAAAACCTTATCGAAGTTGCCCTCGACTACCTAAGCGTGGGCATTGACCCAGAAAAGGTGAGCATTTTTGTTCAATCACAAGTGGCAGAGCTTACAGAACTGACATTTTATTTTCTAAACTTAGTTACACTTTCAAGACTTGAAAGGAACCCAACTGTTAAACAAGAAATTAAGCTAAGAAATTTTGAAACTAGCCTTCCAGCAGGGTTTTTAATCTATCCAGTAAGCCAGGCTGCAGATATTTTGCTCTTTGATGCCAATGTTGTACCGGTTGGTGAAGACCAGGAACCAATGCTAGAACAAGCTAGGGAACTTGCAAGAAGTTTTAATAATATCTACGGAGAAATTTTTGTAGAACCAAAGGCAGTTTTGCCAGAATCAAAAATGGCTCGCCGTATGCCTGGAATTGACGGGGCTGCTAAGATGAGCAAGTCTCTAGGAAATGCGATTTATCTTGCAGATGACAAAAAAACTGTCAAGAAAAAAGTCATGGCCATGTACACAGATCCAGACCATATCAATATCGACGATCCTGGCAAGGTGGAGGGAAATATAGTCTTTACCTACCTAGATGTATTTTCAAATGACAGCCATTTTGAAAAATATTTACCAGAATACAAAAATCTTGACGAACTAAAGGCCCACTACCAAAGGGGAGGTCTTGGTGATGTTAAGTGCAAGAAGTTTTTAATCAAGGTCCTAGAAGAGGAATTAGAACCAATAAGGGCAAGGCGTGCCGAATACGAAAAAGACATAGAAAAAGTCTTTGAAATCCTAGAAAAAGGCACTGCTGACGCTAGGGCCCAAGGCGCTAAGAAAATCGAAAGAGTCAAGGCTGCCATGGGTATAGATTATTTTGAAGATACAGAACTTATAAAAGAAATCCAAGAAAAATATAGGGGCTAG
- the secA gene encoding preprotein translocase subunit SecA encodes MALFNIFKSFSQKEIEENKKIVDKILALDEDMQKLSDEDLKHKTVEFKERLKNGETLDDLLVEAFAVVREASDRVLGIKHYPVQLLGGIVLHNGQIAEMKTGEGKTLVATLPSYLNALSGKGVHVVTVNDYLAKRDQEWMGKVHTWLGLSVGCIIYGLTNSERRENYNADITYGTNNQFGFDYLRDNMVIYKEDMVQRGLNYAIVDEVDSILIDEARTPLIISGQGDESTDTYQKANEFIQTLEGRILDPNEDADIDPFDREFKVEDVDFLVDEKRKSSNLTEKGTKKAEEFFGIDNLSDTENLELSHYINNALKANTTMTRDIDYVVNHGEVEIVDEFTGRIMQGRRFSDGLHQAIEAKEGVEVKAESKTLATITFQNYFRMYDKLSGMTGTAKTEEDEFDEIYKLDVVEIPTNRPVQREDDNDHVYINERGKFNAIINEINKVHATGQPILVGTISIEASERLSDALKQAGIKHTVLNAKNHEREAEIVAQAGRLGSVTIATNMAGRGTDITLGGNVDFMAKQKLRREGISDELIEEVDSFSATDNQEILDVRKKFRHYKDQFRPGIKAEEAEVIKAGGLYIIGSERHESRRIDNQLRGRSGRQGDPGKSRFFISLEDDLIRLNGGEAVAKFVQKADFDENEPIVSRMVTRSIEKAQTRVEANNFATRKRVLQYDDVMNKQRTIIYNERREVLMGHDMKETIVDMIKQVIKDAVYTFTNPEVKPENWEMTALLNYLNGLGVPVTQLHFENINSYTQDNLIDYITGATLAKYEDKEATFGPENMREVERVILLRVIDQKWMDHIDAMDQMRKEIGVRAMGQEDPVRAYTNEGFDMYEEMTRAIQEDTVRYMMNVEIRQNIQRKQILVPEEASHEDITGPSTDEEDYEGLNRAERRRLDREAKKSTVKK; translated from the coding sequence TTGGCATTATTTAATATATTTAAATCATTTAGTCAAAAAGAAATCGAAGAAAATAAAAAAATTGTCGATAAAATCTTAGCACTAGATGAAGATATGCAAAAGTTAAGTGACGAAGACTTAAAACATAAAACAGTTGAATTTAAAGAAAGATTAAAAAACGGAGAAACCCTTGATGACCTCTTAGTTGAGGCCTTTGCTGTAGTTAGAGAAGCAAGTGATAGGGTACTAGGAATCAAGCATTATCCAGTGCAACTTTTAGGTGGTATTGTACTACATAATGGACAGATAGCAGAAATGAAGACAGGTGAAGGTAAGACTCTTGTAGCAACACTTCCATCTTACTTAAATGCCTTATCTGGAAAGGGTGTTCACGTAGTAACAGTAAACGACTACCTTGCAAAGCGTGACCAAGAGTGGATGGGCAAGGTCCATACCTGGCTTGGTTTATCTGTAGGTTGTATAATTTACGGACTTACAAATAGCGAAAGAAGAGAAAATTATAACGCTGATATCACTTATGGTACAAACAACCAATTTGGTTTCGACTACCTAAGGGATAACATGGTTATCTATAAGGAAGACATGGTTCAACGTGGTCTAAACTACGCAATCGTAGACGAGGTTGACTCAATCTTAATAGATGAGGCAAGAACACCACTTATTATTTCAGGCCAAGGCGATGAATCAACAGATACCTACCAAAAGGCAAATGAGTTTATCCAAACTCTTGAAGGTAGAATCTTAGATCCTAATGAAGATGCAGATATTGACCCATTTGATAGGGAATTTAAAGTAGAAGACGTAGACTTCCTTGTAGATGAAAAGAGAAAATCATCAAACCTTACAGAAAAAGGTACAAAAAAGGCTGAAGAATTCTTTGGTATCGACAACCTTTCTGATACAGAAAACCTAGAATTATCTCACTATATCAACAACGCCCTAAAGGCTAATACAACAATGACAAGAGACATTGACTATGTTGTAAACCATGGCGAAGTTGAAATCGTAGACGAATTCACAGGTCGTATCATGCAAGGTAGGAGATTCTCAGATGGTCTTCACCAAGCGATAGAAGCTAAAGAAGGTGTAGAAGTTAAGGCAGAAAGTAAAACACTTGCTACCATTACCTTCCAAAACTACTTTAGAATGTATGATAAACTTTCAGGTATGACTGGTACTGCAAAAACAGAAGAAGACGAATTTGACGAAATCTACAAGCTAGACGTAGTTGAAATTCCAACTAATAGACCAGTTCAAAGGGAAGATGACAACGACCACGTTTATATCAACGAACGCGGCAAGTTCAACGCAATTATAAACGAAATTAACAAGGTCCACGCAACAGGCCAACCAATCCTTGTAGGTACTATTTCAATCGAGGCAAGTGAGAGACTTTCTGATGCCCTAAAACAAGCTGGCATCAAGCACACAGTCCTAAACGCTAAAAACCACGAAAGAGAAGCAGAAATAGTTGCCCAAGCAGGACGTCTTGGTTCAGTAACAATCGCAACCAACATGGCGGGCCGTGGTACAGATATTACCCTCGGCGGTAACGTAGATTTCATGGCTAAACAAAAGCTAAGAAGAGAAGGAATTTCAGACGAATTAATCGAAGAAGTTGACTCATTCTCAGCAACAGATAACCAAGAAATCCTTGATGTTAGAAAGAAATTTAGACATTATAAAGATCAATTTAGACCAGGAATCAAGGCTGAAGAAGCCGAAGTAATCAAGGCAGGTGGTCTATACATTATCGGTTCTGAAAGACACGAATCAAGACGTATCGATAACCAGCTAAGAGGACGTTCAGGCCGTCAAGGAGACCCTGGTAAGTCAAGATTCTTTATATCTCTAGAAGATGATCTAATCAGATTAAACGGTGGTGAAGCTGTAGCAAAATTTGTTCAAAAGGCAGATTTTGACGAAAATGAGCCAATCGTATCAAGAATGGTGACAAGGTCAATTGAAAAGGCTCAAACAAGAGTAGAAGCAAATAACTTTGCGACAAGAAAGAGAGTCCTTCAATACGACGACGTTATGAACAAGCAAAGAACAATCATCTACAACGAAAGACGTGAAGTTCTAATGGGTCATGACATGAAAGAAACCATCGTCGATATGATTAAACAAGTTATAAAAGATGCAGTTTATACCTTCACTAATCCTGAAGTCAAGCCTGAAAATTGGGAAATGACAGCCCTTCTAAACTACTTAAATGGTCTAGGAGTTCCTGTAACCCAACTTCATTTTGAAAATATAAATTCTTACACCCAAGATAACCTAATTGACTATATCACAGGTGCAACCCTTGCTAAATACGAAGACAAGGAAGCTACTTTCGGACCAGAAAACATGAGAGAAGTTGAAAGAGTAATACTTCTTAGGGTTATAGACCAAAAATGGATGGACCACATCGATGCAATGGATCAAATGCGTAAGGAAATCGGCGTTAGGGCTATGGGTCAAGAAGACCCAGTTAGAGCCTACACTAACGAAGGTTTTGATATGTACGAAGAAATGACCAGAGCAATCCAAGAAGACACTGTTAGATACATGATGAATGTAGAAATCAGACAAAATATCCAAAGAAAGCAAATTCTTGTTCCAGAAGAAGCTAGCCACGAGGATATAACAGGTCCTTCTACAGATGAAGAAGACTACGAAGGTCTAAACAGAGCTGAACGCAGAAGATTAGACCGTGAAGCCAAGAAATCAACTGTAAAGAAATAG
- a CDS encoding serine hydrolase: MKKIFKILCAFALINLTLIGKSFASDDEKILKDDLYQAVKGTIDGKFYYQVNIKTVYGPSDINIYMANADKDTLPAASTIKPFIGLALLEKVENGQMIYTEEIKKDLDLSLRLSDNDATNRLIEEIGGFEEVNSYIKSFTKNDRTSLNRLMLGKGEENTANAKDLTIALYKIYRNDSEIGQDMAVSLSNSSTKRVKLLKNVNPTYKTMNKTGELAHIENDVALVETGSQAYIISLMTENDDFMDTYNQILLINKLGEKVAKAYEKYEIANKNKEKISEAKLLERLDSKEKKLAYAVYKNQIFINAGQTLLESDLPAIDQIRPVLSEQIENSKAVLDKSKKTLANFSKEPIQSEEDMIVNLVRLLYTNKDLNSDLNRKLAIAFYNNKSAAMAGNIILKEAPKKSLGIRRPLLRNIKASEKILEKTQSYFEKLNAEN; the protein is encoded by the coding sequence ATGAAAAAAATATTTAAGATTCTTTGTGCTTTTGCTTTGATAAATTTGACTTTAATTGGAAAATCTTTTGCAAGTGATGATGAAAAAATCCTTAAAGACGATCTTTATCAAGCCGTTAAAGGTACTATTGATGGCAAGTTTTACTATCAGGTAAATATAAAAACTGTTTACGGACCAAGTGATATCAATATTTACATGGCAAATGCCGACAAAGATACCTTGCCAGCGGCATCTACCATTAAGCCCTTCATAGGCCTAGCTCTTTTAGAAAAGGTTGAAAATGGCCAGATGATTTATACAGAAGAAATCAAAAAAGACCTTGATCTAAGCCTTCGCCTATCAGACAATGATGCGACAAATAGGCTAATTGAGGAAATAGGTGGTTTTGAGGAAGTAAATTCCTATATAAAATCCTTTACAAAAAATGACAGGACAAGTTTAAATAGACTGATGCTAGGCAAAGGCGAGGAAAATACCGCCAATGCTAAGGACCTAACTATAGCCTTGTATAAGATTTATAGAAATGATAGTGAAATTGGCCAAGATATGGCAGTTTCCTTGTCCAATTCTTCTACAAAGAGGGTTAAATTATTAAAAAATGTTAATCCAACCTATAAAACCATGAACAAAACTGGGGAGCTAGCCCACATCGAAAACGACGTCGCCCTTGTAGAAACAGGATCCCAGGCTTATATAATAAGTCTCATGACAGAAAATGATGATTTTATGGATACCTACAACCAAATCCTCCTCATAAATAAGCTTGGAGAAAAAGTTGCTAAGGCCTACGAGAAATATGAAATTGCTAATAAAAACAAGGAGAAAATCTCCGAAGCAAAGCTTTTGGAAAGGCTTGATAGCAAGGAGAAAAAACTTGCCTATGCTGTCTATAAAAACCAAATTTTTATAAACGCAGGCCAAACTCTCCTTGAGTCTGATTTGCCAGCCATAGACCAAATTAGACCTGTCCTTAGCGAGCAAATTGAAAATTCAAAGGCTGTTTTGGACAAATCTAAAAAGACTTTGGCAAATTTTTCTAAAGAGCCTATTCAAAGTGAGGAAGATATGATTGTAAACCTAGTAAGGCTTCTTTATACCAATAAGGATTTAAATTCTGACCTTAACAGAAAGCTTGCCATAGCCTTTTATAATAACAAGTCAGCGGCCATGGCGGGGAATATAATCCTAAAGGAAGCTCCAAAGAAAAGTCTTGGGATCAGAAGACCTCTTCTTAGAAATATCAAGGCCTCAGAAAAAATCCTAGAAAAAACTCAGTCCTACTTTGAAAAGTTAAATGCAGAAAATTAA
- a CDS encoding sodium-dependent transporter, giving the protein MNKFSSKLGFILTAVGSAVGMANVWGFPYKFQKGGLVFLIAYIFFVSVFSYCGLASEFAVGRYAQTGTLGAYHKAFKSRKEDTVVGKFIGYIPLIGSLLIAIGYAVIVAYVLKALVDSLSGFLLTTDTTSYFDSFSLKPFSVVPYHFFIIAITLLSCIGGATTIEKSNKIMMPTFFVLFVILAIRILTLPNAIEGYKYMFRFDKEMLSWGTILQAMGQAFFSLSVTGSGMLVVGAYLSDDEDIVSSSKMTGFLDTLAAMLASFVMIPAIIVYSMDQAGGPGLLFQVLPTILQDMAAGRIFAIILYVAVVFGGISSLQNMFEVVAESLMQRHPKLKRNLVLVLIGIVVFAIGVNMEMISQWGPFMDIISIYVIPIGAMIGAVTWFWILKKDQLLGAINLGSKKVYGDTWYNIGKFLYVPLAVILCLIAVIFRISF; this is encoded by the coding sequence ATGAATAAGTTTAGTTCGAAATTAGGATTTATCCTCACGGCAGTCGGATCGGCCGTCGGTATGGCAAACGTGTGGGGCTTTCCATATAAATTCCAAAAAGGAGGCTTAGTTTTTTTAATAGCCTACATATTTTTTGTTAGTGTCTTCTCTTACTGCGGACTCGCTAGTGAGTTTGCAGTTGGAAGATATGCTCAAACAGGCACACTCGGTGCTTACCACAAGGCTTTCAAAAGCCGTAAAGAAGACACAGTTGTAGGCAAGTTTATAGGCTACATTCCATTAATTGGGTCTTTATTAATAGCTATTGGCTATGCAGTTATAGTTGCCTACGTTCTAAAAGCCTTGGTTGATTCTTTATCTGGATTTTTATTAACTACTGACACTACATCTTACTTTGATAGTTTTTCCTTAAAGCCATTCTCAGTAGTGCCTTACCACTTTTTTATAATTGCAATTACATTGCTTTCATGTATAGGTGGAGCAACAACCATTGAAAAATCAAACAAAATTATGATGCCAACCTTCTTTGTACTTTTTGTAATTTTAGCAATTAGGATTTTAACACTTCCAAATGCTATAGAAGGCTACAAATACATGTTTAGGTTTGATAAAGAAATGCTATCTTGGGGAACAATCCTTCAGGCCATGGGCCAGGCATTTTTCTCCCTATCTGTAACAGGATCGGGCATGCTAGTAGTAGGTGCGTATCTTTCTGATGATGAAGATATAGTTTCATCATCAAAAATGACAGGATTTCTTGATACTCTAGCAGCCATGCTAGCGTCTTTTGTAATGATTCCAGCAATTATTGTTTATAGTATGGACCAAGCAGGTGGACCTGGACTCTTATTCCAAGTTCTACCAACAATTCTTCAAGACATGGCAGCAGGAAGAATTTTTGCCATTATTTTATACGTAGCAGTTGTTTTCGGCGGTATATCATCCCTACAAAATATGTTTGAAGTAGTAGCAGAATCCCTTATGCAAAGGCATCCAAAATTAAAACGTAATTTGGTTTTAGTTTTAATCGGAATCGTAGTTTTTGCCATTGGTGTGAATATGGAAATGATTAGCCAGTGGGGGCCATTTATGGACATTATCTCAATCTATGTAATCCCAATAGGGGCAATGATTGGTGCAGTGACCTGGTTCTGGATTTTGAAAAAAGACCAATTACTCGGTGCAATAAACCTAGGTTCAAAGAAAGTCTACGGCGATACTTGGTACAATATTGGAAAATTCCTATACGTACCTTTAGCAGTTATTTTATGTTTAATTGCAGTCATATTTAGAATATCATTTTAA
- a CDS encoding response regulator transcription factor, which translates to MKKILIIEDDTNLNKGLSIALNKEYEVFSVNTISEAKSFIDDADLILLDMNLPDGDGLEIIKYTRETSSIPIIVLSAIDLEAYIISAINLGADDYLTKPFSLGILEAKIKRAFEKIVSSDLNLYKKDGLDFNFNENTFYVDNKNIDLTRTETKILYYMIKNKSQVITKELLFDFVWGIDDDFIDQNTLSVNISRIRNKLKPYDPIETVFGVGYKWKF; encoded by the coding sequence ATGAAAAAGATATTAATAATTGAAGATGATACAAATTTAAATAAAGGGCTTTCTATAGCCTTAAATAAAGAATATGAAGTTTTTTCTGTAAACACAATTAGTGAAGCTAAATCTTTTATTGATGATGCGGATTTGATTTTACTTGATATGAACTTACCAGATGGAGATGGGCTTGAAATAATAAAATATACCAGAGAAACTTCATCAATTCCTATTATAGTTTTATCAGCCATAGATCTAGAAGCATATATCATTTCAGCCATAAATTTAGGTGCAGATGATTATTTAACCAAGCCTTTTTCTTTAGGAATCTTAGAAGCAAAGATAAAAAGAGCTTTTGAAAAAATAGTGTCTAGTGATTTAAATCTTTATAAGAAAGATGGTCTAGACTTTAATTTCAATGAAAATACTTTCTATGTAGATAATAAAAATATAGATCTCACAAGAACAGAGACAAAAATTTTATACTACATGATAAAAAACAAGTCTCAAGTTATTACTAAGGAATTACTTTTTGATTTTGTTTGGGGAATAGATGATGACTTTATTGATCAAAATACATTGAGCGTCAATATTTCTAGGATACGAAATAAATTAAAACCCTATGACCCAATAGAAACAGTCTTTGGAGTTGGATATAAATGGAAATTTTAA
- a CDS encoding RluA family pseudouridine synthase has product MILIADDLIRVDKYISDELDEIPREKIKDFIKASLIKVNNEKVKPSTKLKMGDEIFIDDSLFEVPEIVPEDIPLDIVYENDDLAIINKQKNLIVHPAGSIVTGTLVNALLFKYGYDGLSHIGGEDRPGIVHRLDKDTTGLMVIAKNNESYRYLKELFETRQVRKEYLAIVFGNFEQKSGRIENFMDRDPHNRRKMAVRPSGRKAISEYQVLSEVDGFSLVKVHIITGRTHQIRVHMTDINHPLLGDPVYGNFKHKFNLDHPLLHCTHLAFTDKNGREMVFDKEVPEEFEKYKNILGL; this is encoded by the coding sequence ATGATACTAATAGCAGATGACCTTATAAGAGTTGATAAATACATATCTGACGAACTTGACGAAATACCAAGGGAGAAGATAAAAGATTTTATCAAAGCTTCTTTAATAAAAGTAAATAATGAAAAAGTAAAGCCCTCAACCAAGCTTAAGATGGGCGATGAAATTTTTATAGATGATTCACTTTTTGAAGTCCCAGAGATTGTACCAGAGGATATTCCACTTGATATTGTCTATGAAAATGATGACTTAGCTATAATTAACAAGCAAAAAAACCTAATTGTCCACCCAGCAGGGTCAATTGTGACAGGGACCTTGGTGAATGCCCTGCTTTTTAAATACGGCTACGACGGCCTTTCCCACATTGGCGGGGAAGATAGGCCAGGGATTGTCCACAGACTTGATAAGGATACGACAGGCCTAATGGTGATTGCAAAAAATAATGAATCCTATCGATATTTAAAGGAGCTTTTTGAAACCAGACAGGTAAGAAAAGAATATCTGGCCATTGTCTTTGGAAATTTTGAACAAAAGTCTGGCAGGATAGAAAATTTCATGGATAGGGACCCTCATAATAGGCGCAAGATGGCAGTTCGTCCTAGTGGGAGAAAGGCAATTTCTGAATACCAAGTTCTAAGCGAAGTAGACGGTTTTAGCTTAGTGAAGGTCCACATCATAACAGGTAGGACCCACCAAATAAGAGTTCACATGACAGACATTAACCATCCACTTCTGGGAGATCCTGTCTATGGCAATTTTAAACATAAATTCAACCTAGACCATCCACTTCTCCACTGCACCCATTTGGCCTTTACCGACAAGAACGGCAGGGAAATGGTCTTTGATAAGGAAGTCCCAGAGGAATTTGAAAAATATAAAAATATCCTAGGTTTGTAA
- the prfB gene encoding peptide chain release factor 2 (programmed frameshift), translating into MREIFELKEEIKNLEETLNLVGDSLDPARLKEEIDGLQKKSISPDFWDDSDKAQNVMATLSDKKEDLKAYTDIEDAIKDNQDLIDLVELSDDEELSTLEEVDSNLKKIKKDLGSLKLKTQLNGEYDKNNAYLSINAGAGGLEATDWADMLFRMYTRYCEKRGFKVEVKDLNNEEAGGIKSVTLHVKGPYAYGYLKGEKGVHRLVRISPFDSQSRRHTSFSSVDIFPELDEDTSIEIDPSDLRIDTYRASGAGGQHVNKTDSAVRITHIPTGVVATSQAERSQMQNRETAMNLLISKLIQIKEEEKKEKIEDIQGKYSQIAWGSQIRSYVFQPYTMVKDHRTNYEMGNVEAVMDGDIQGFIDAYLAKNEN; encoded by the exons ATGAGAGAAATATTTGAACTAAAAGAAGAAATCAAAAACCTCGAAGAAACTCTAAACCTAGTCGGAGATAGTCTT GACCCGGCTAGGCTAAAAGAAGAAATAGATGGCCTACAAAAGAAATCAATTAGCCCAGATTTTTGGGATGATTCTGACAAGGCCCAAAATGTCATGGCGACCCTTTCTGATAAGAAAGAAGATTTAAAAGCCTACACTGACATTGAAGATGCTATCAAAGATAACCAAGATTTGATAGACTTGGTAGAATTAAGCGATGATGAAGAGCTTTCCACTCTAGAAGAGGTTGATTCTAACCTTAAAAAAATCAAAAAAGACCTAGGAAGCCTAAAACTTAAGACCCAATTAAATGGAGAATATGACAAAAACAATGCCTATCTTTCCATAAATGCAGGTGCAGGTGGTCTTGAGGCGACAGACTGGGCGGACATGCTCTTTAGGATGTACACCAGGTATTGCGAAAAAAGGGGCTTTAAGGTTGAGGTCAAGGACTTAAACAACGAGGAAGCAGGCGGGATTAAGTCTGTTACCCTCCATGTCAAGGGCCCTTACGCCTACGGCTATCTAAAGGGAGAAAAAGGGGTTCACAGACTTGTGAGGATTTCACCATTTGACAGCCAATCTAGGCGCCACACTTCTTTTTCTTCAGTAGATATATTTCCTGAATTAGACGAAGATACAAGCATAGAAATTGATCCATCAGATTTAAGGATTGATACCTACAGGGCAAGTGGGGCAGGCGGCCAGCACGTAAATAAGACTGACTCTGCGGTAAGGATCACCCACATTCCAACAGGAGTGGTTGCCACAAGCCAGGCTGAAAGAAGCCAGATGCAAAATAGGGAAACAGCGATGAACCTCCTTATTTCAAAACTAATTCAGATTAAAGAAGAAGAGAAAAAAGAAAAAATAGAAGATATCCAAGGCAAGTATTCGCAAATTGCCTGGGGTAGCCAGATAAGATCTTATGTTTTCCAACCTTATACCATGGTCAAAGACCACAGGACAAACTACGAGATGGGAAATGTAGAAGCAGTGATGGATGGGGACATCCAAGGCTTTATAGACGCTTATCTAGCAAAAAATGAAAATTAA
- a CDS encoding sodium-dependent transporter has protein sequence MKLPKTKSKTIFVLSATGSAVGMANVWGFPYKFHKGGLFFLIFYLIFISLFSYVGLSSEFAIGRMGKGSVVNSYEKAIKTSRPNSKIAKIYGYFPLLISLIIAVGYTIIVSYVAKALVDTINGKLLLTPPSVWFEDFSSRSFAVMEVHLLIIVMVILISLGGFKSVQKLNSILMPSMIVIYLIVLVKMLMLPNIGEGYRLLFRFDWKDCNIGTAISAMGDALFALSITGFGMIFVGRMLADNHDIVTNSKLTGLFDTIVALLSAFIIVPAIAVFSMGHAEGPALIFHILPSIFNSMRIGSGFAILFYMAIIMAGLTSLQTIFESISHTLNKEFKMDDKQALLLVGTLVLILGIDLHPLARWSHLMDITIYYLIPLGAMLGAVVWFFVMDPKVLLKEINLGAKKQKNENFIKIGRYVYTPLVIIVCIGAILFH, from the coding sequence ATGAAGCTCCCTAAGACAAAATCCAAAACCATCTTTGTCCTATCAGCCACAGGTTCTGCGGTTGGTATGGCAAATGTTTGGGGTTTTCCTTATAAGTTTCACAAGGGCGGGCTATTTTTCCTGATTTTTTACCTGATTTTCATCTCGCTTTTTTCCTATGTTGGCCTATCTAGCGAATTTGCCATAGGAAGGATGGGCAAGGGATCAGTTGTAAATTCTTACGAAAAAGCCATAAAAACATCCCGCCCAAATTCAAAAATAGCAAAAATTTATGGCTATTTTCCACTTTTAATTTCCCTAATCATAGCGGTTGGCTATACAATAATAGTTTCCTATGTGGCCAAGGCCTTGGTGGATACCATAAATGGTAAACTTTTACTAACCCCACCATCAGTTTGGTTTGAAGACTTTTCTTCAAGGTCCTTTGCTGTTATGGAAGTCCATTTATTGATAATTGTCATGGTAATTTTGATAAGTCTCGGTGGTTTTAAGTCGGTTCAAAAACTAAACTCGATTTTGATGCCATCAATGATTGTAATTTACCTAATAGTTTTAGTAAAGATGTTAATGCTTCCAAACATAGGGGAAGGCTACAGACTACTTTTTAGGTTTGACTGGAAAGATTGTAATATTGGCACAGCAATTTCTGCCATGGGAGATGCCCTCTTTGCCCTTTCTATTACGGGTTTTGGCATGATTTTTGTGGGAAGGATGCTTGCTGACAACCACGATATAGTCACAAACTCAAAACTTACAGGACTTTTTGATACCATAGTTGCTCTTTTGTCAGCCTTTATAATTGTGCCAGCAATAGCAGTTTTTTCTATGGGTCACGCTGAGGGACCTGCCTTAATTTTCCACATCCTGCCTAGCATTTTTAATTCTATGAGGATAGGAAGTGGCTTTGCAATTTTATTTTACATGGCCATAATAATGGCGGGATTGACTTCGCTTCAAACAATATTCGAATCGATTTCCCATACCCTAAACAAGGAATTTAAAATGGATGACAAACAAGCTCTTCTATTAGTAGGTACACTTGTTCTAATTTTGGGAATTGACCTCCACCCACTAGCTAGGTGGTCACATTTGATGGACATAACAATCTATTACCTAATCCCACTTGGGGCCATGCTTGGCGCTGTGGTTTGGTTTTTCGTAATGGATCCTAAGGTTCTCTTAAAAGAGATAAATCTTGGGGCTAAAAAGCAAAAAAATGAAAATTTCATAAAAATTGGTAGGTATGTATATACACCGCTTGTAATAATAGTTTGTATAGGTGCAATACTCTTCCATTAA